A part of Miscanthus floridulus cultivar M001 chromosome 6, ASM1932011v1, whole genome shotgun sequence genomic DNA contains:
- the LOC136458333 gene encoding uncharacterized protein, whose amino-acid sequence MAPPVAGVVRLAAASRVLVLSLYLLARLLFRPYDTSAALNPPCLSSTPLSPDPNTPVSTAISSLAVWDGVHFARPAECGYEYEQSFAFLPLLPASLALLARSLFAPLVPILGYRAVLVLSGYVLNNVAFVAAAAYFYRLSVLILKDQKAAYRASVLFCFNPASVFYSSLYSESLYALLSLGGMFYLFSGANTVAVIMLALSGSARSNGALNAGYFCFQALLQAYDATAQKKRPLLAMQTLVIGALRSIFIFVPFFAFQAYGYLNICVHGSSEELRPWCKAKVPLLYGFIQSHYWGVGFLRYFQVKQLPNFLLASPALSLAVYSIVHYSKLLHRLFQTSRERSVVSYRRSNDVTILSELSAGLTKKAQGNSTVKQRKSVATETASATFHDAMSPNQNMEENQDACSILLLPFVLHLVFMTSTAFFVMHVQVSTRFLSAGPPIYWAAAHILASPSRRSKRWGYLICVYFIAYILLGCLLFSNFYPFT is encoded by the exons ATGGCGCCGCCGGTCGCCGGCGTCGTGCGTCTCGCCGCGGCCTCCCGCGTGTTAGTCCTCTCCCTCTACCTGCTCGCCCGCCTCCTCTTCCGCCCCTACGACACCTCCGCCGCTCTCAACCCACCCTGCCTCTCCTCTACCCCCTTGTCCCCGGATCCCAACACGCCCGTCTCCACCGCTATCTCGTCGCTGGCAGTGTGGGACGGCGTCCACTTCGCCCGCCCCGCGGAGTGCGGCTACGAATACGAGCAGTCCTTCGCCTTCCTCCCGCTCCTCCCCGCCTCCCTCGCGCTCCTCGCACGATCGC TGTTTGCGCCGCTAGTGCCGATACTAGGGTACAGGGCCGTTCTCGTGCTCTCCGGCTATGTCCTCAACAACGTCGCATTCGTTGCTGCCGCGGCCTACTTCTACAG ATTGTCTGTGCTAATTTTGAAGGACCAGAAAGCAGCATACCGAGCATCTGTTCTGTTTTGTTTCAACCCTGCTTCTGTGTTCTACTCATCATT GTATTCAGAAAGTCTGTATGCACTTTTATCTCTTGGAGGCATGTTCTACCTGTTTTCGGGTGCTAATACTGTTGCAGTGATAATGCTCGCTCTGTCTGGTTCAGCTAGGTCCAATGGAGCACTTAATGCTGGTTATTTCTGTTTTCAGGCCTTGCTACAAGCATATGATGCCACTGCCCAAAAGAAAAGGCCCTTG TTGGCGATGCAGACCCTTGTGATTGGAGCTTTGCGCTCCATTTTCATATTTGTACCTTTCTTTGCTTTCCAAGCATATGGATATTTGAACATATGCGTACATGGGAGCTCGGAGGAATTGAGGCCGTGGTGCAAAGCAAAAGTTCCCCTGTTGTATGGATTCATTCAGAGCCACTACTG GGGAGTTGGTTTCTTGAGGTACTTCCAAGTGAAGCAGCTACCGAACTTTCTCTTGGCTTCACCAGCGCTTTCTCTTGCGGTTTATTCTATTGTCCATTACTCAAAATTGCTTCACCGACTTTTCCAAACAAGTAGGGAAAGGTCAGTTGTGTCATATAGAAGATCCAATGATGTGACAATTTTGAGTGAACTTTCTGCTGGCCTCACTAAGAAAGCACAAG GAAACTCTACGGTTAAACAGAGAAAATCAGTTGCTACCGAGACGGCTTCTGCAACGTTCCATGATGCCATGTCACCTAACCAAAATATGGAAGAGAATCAGGATGCGTGCTCCATACTACTACTTCCATTCGTTCTGCATCTGGTCTTCATGACATCCACAGCCTTCTTTGTGATGCATGTCCAG GTGTCCACACGGTTTCTATCCGCTGGTCCGCCGATTTACTGGGCTGCTGCGCACATTTTGGCTTCTCCGAGCCGCCGCTCCAAAAGATGGGGCTACTTGATCTGTGTCTATTTCATCGCATACATTCTCCTAGGTTGtctgctcttctccaacttctACCCCTTCACGTAA